The Anopheles coluzzii chromosome 2, AcolN3, whole genome shotgun sequence genome window below encodes:
- the LOC120953940 gene encoding uncharacterized protein LOC120953940, whose product MLTLPVRLALFVVYLVSATGGSHVVSVTQFQTSSCADRQAPGIICANCNTVAVCVKIGSVWEPSLVEACNADEGLYCNEFEGGCSTSIGSCNPTGGGGFECNTPGVFPDPFNCRQYHMCFLNGNNPVAINMDCGGAAFSPASGDCSLPLNDTVCLTPQFNCSFVGQMAAWPGNNNIYYICAAETVQGNRLLRPRLYRCPANQMFVEGQCVQRDWSNMPPGTIVPYECVRPGLFADPAHCRYYYSCNTELVATHLQCPEGTFFNENTLSCVLGVC is encoded by the exons ATGTTAACTCTGCCGGTGCGATTGGCTTTATTTGTGGTG TATTTGGTTAGTGCCACCGGTGGAAGCCATGTAGTGTCGGTGACACAATTTCAAACTTCATCATGTGCCGACCGCCAAGCGCCCGGTATAATTTGCGCCAACTGCAACACGGTGGCCGTTTGCGTTAAGATAGGCTCGGTGTGGGAACCGTCTCTGGTCGAAGCCTGCAACGCGGACGAGGGCCTGTACTGTAACGAGTTCGAGGGAGGATGCTCTACCAGCATTGGGTCGTGCAATCCGACCGGGGGAGGTGGCTTTGAGTGTAACACGCCCGGCGTGTTTCCGGATCCGTTCAACTGTCGGCAGTACCACATGTGCTTCCTAAACGGCAACAATCCAGTTGCGATTAATATGGACTGTGGAGGGGCGGCCTTTTCACCAGCAAGTGGGGATTGCTCCCTACCGCTGAACGATACCGTCTGCCTAACGCCACAATTCAACTGCAGCTTCGTGGGACAAATGGCGGCCTGGCCGGGAAATAACAACATCTACTACATCTGTGCAGCGGAAACGGTACAGGGAAATCGTCTACTGCGCCCACGGTTGTACCGCTGCCCGGCCAATCAAATGTTCGTCGAAGGACAGTGTGTGCAGCGTGACTGGTCCAACATGCCACCCGGTACGATAGTTCCTTACGAATGCGTACGCCCGGGGTTGTTTGCTGATCCTGCCCACTGTCGGTACTACTACAGCTGTAACACGGAGCTGGTCGCAACGCATCTACAATGCCCAGAAGGAACCTTCTTCAATGAAAATACCCTCTCGTGTGTGTTGGGAGTTTGCTAG
- the LOC120953939 gene encoding protein hu-li tai shao isoform X1, with the protein MRMATETETATIHTNGGLETVSEEEGMKPRPADIEADMREMERRKRVESIMNSRLFREELERIVDGQMREGSSTILQQLSDIMGMPAARIGSVFKSSNCVVPINDIRGVESMGYEKGEKILRCKLAATFRLMDLFGWTQGIACQITARLNADQELFLVNPYGMLFHEVTASSLNKVNMQGQIVEHGTTNFGINNNQFTLHSVIHAARPDIRCAIYVAYSAVTAISALKQGLQPLTKHTALLGEIAFHTYAGALNEPEEKDKLLRSLGPVSKVLLLSNHGALCCGETIEEAFYHVTHMVHACEAQLKLLPVGLENLILIPEETRKAIYDAARKPSGEGQEAASAQTADNKEGQLTKTPKWRVGGSEFEALMRMLDNAGFRTGYIFRNPLIKGDVPKPRNDIEVPPAVSSLGYLIEEEELFKQGIWRKGDPRKVGDRTRWLNSPNVYQKVEVLETGTPDPKKITKWVAEPSPTHSSTPVKIEHAHQFVPTNTNPREFKRIQQQIKDNRRADKISAGPQSHILEGVSWDEANRLKDANVSAAGDHVVLMGAASKGIIQRGYQHNATVYKAPYAKNPFDSVTDDELNEYKKTVEKKRHGDGTDTDFSESEALSSLQISGPAKGASLVSPPSQSEQEDTTAEHHVLRIETKQAPKPSQPEVVLSDGEQVQNGEQSDAHMSTFSHSSKELQDISTDGSPKKDKKKKKGLRTPSFLKKRKDKKRVES; encoded by the exons ATgag GATggcaaccgaaaccgaaacggcAACAATTCATACAAATGGAGGGCTGGAAACGGTATCCGAAGAGGAGGGCATGAAGCCGCGCCCGGCCGACATCGAGGCGGACATGCGAGAGATGGAACGACGTAAGCGCGTGGAATCAATCATGAACTCGCGCCTGTTCCGGGAGGAACTGGAACGAATCGTGGACGGTCAGATGCGCGAGGGATCATCGACCATACTGCAACAACTTTCCGACATCATGGGCATGCCGGCGGCTCGCATTGGTAGCGTATTCAAAAGCTCCAATTGCGTAGTGCCGATCAACGACATTCGTGGCGTAGAGTCGATGGGTTacgaaaagggggaaaagatCCTTCGCTGCAAGCTTGCGGCCACATTTAGGCTGATGGATCTGTTTGGCTGGACGCAAGGAATCGCGTGCCAGATAACGGCACGCCTCAATGCCGACCAGGAACTGTTCCTCGTCAACCCCTACGGTATGCTGTTTCATGAGGTTACTGCTTCTTCGCTGAACAAGGTGAACATGCAGGGGCAGATCGTCGAACATGGCACTACTAATTTCGGGATCAACAATAATC AGTTCACCCTCCACTCCGTTATACATGCTGCCAGACCGGACATTCGTTGTGCAATATATGTAGCTTACAGTGCCGTAACCGCCATATCGGCATTAAAGCAAGGATTGCAACCGCTCACGAAGCACACTGCCCTCTTGGGAGAAATAGCCTTCCACACGTATGCCGGAG CCTTGAACGAACCGGAAGAGAAGGATAAACTGTTGCGCAGCCTGGGACCAGTTTCCAAGGTATTGCTGCTTTCCAATCACGGAGCGTTGTGTTGTGGAGAAACTATTGAAGAAGCGTTCTATCATGTCACCCATATGGTGCATGCCTGCGAAGCTCAGTTGAAATTGTTGCCTGTTGGTTTGGAAAACTTGATTTTGATCCCGGAGGAAACCCGTAAAGCTATCTACGATGCTGCTCGCAAACCATCGGGCGAGGGACAGGAGGCAGCATCAGCTCAAACGGCGGATAATAAGGAGGGACAACTTACTAAG ACCCCGAAGTGGCGTGTTGGGGGTTCCGAGTTTGAAGCCCTTATGCGAATGCTCGATAACGCCGGCTTCCGTACCGGTTACATCTTCCGCAATCCGTTGATAAAGGGCGATGTTCCAAAACCACGCAACGACATTGAGGTACCACCAGCTGTGTCATCATTAGGCTATTTAATCGAAGAAGAGGAGCTGTTCAAGCAAGG CATTTGGCGTAAGGGTGATCCGCGTAAGGTTGGAGATCGCACTCGTTGGCTGAATTCGCCTAATGTGTACCAGAAGGTGGAGGTGCTAGAAACTGGTACACCAGACCCGAAGAAGATTACCAAG TGGGTCGCCGAACCGTCTCCGACGCACTCGTCGACACCTGTTAAAATCGAACATGCCCATCAGTTTGTGCCGACAAACACGAACCCGCGGGAATTCAAAAGAATTCAGCAACAG ATAAAAGATAATCGCCGAGCCGATAAAATATCGGCTGGACCACAGTCCCACATTCTGGAAGGAGTTTCGTGGGATGAGGCAAACCGGCTGAAAGATGCCAATGTTTCGGCCGCTGGAGATCATGTAGTACTAATGGGTGCCGCTTCTAAGGGTATTATTCAACGTGGCTACCAGCACAACGCCACTGTCTACAAGGCACCGTACGCGAAAAATCCATTCGACTCCGTAACTGACGACGAGCTGaacgaatacaaaaaaacggtCGAAAAGAAGCGACATGGTGACG GCACGGACACTGATTTCTCCGAATCGGAAGCACTGAGCTCATTGCAGATCAGCGGCCCTGCCAAGGGCGCCTCGCTCGTCAGCCCGCCCAGCCAGTCGGAGCAGGAAGACACAACAGCAG AACATCACGTCCTAAGAATAGAAACTAAGCAAGCGCCCAAACCAAGCCAGCCAGAGGTGGTACTAAGCGATG GCGAACAAGTACAAAATGGCGAACAATCCGATGCACACATGAGCACATTTTCCCACAGCAGCAAAGAG TTGCAGGATATTTCAACCGATGGATCCCCCAAGAaggacaaaaagaagaagaaaggattGCGAACGCCGTCGTTCTTGAAAAAGCGAAAGGACAAGAAACGCGTTGAGTCCTAA
- the LOC120953939 gene encoding protein hu-li tai shao isoform X3 encodes MATETETATIHTNGGLETVSEEEGMKPRPADIEADMREMERRKRVESIMNSRLFREELERIVDGQMREGSSTILQQLSDIMGMPAARIGSVFKSSNCVVPINDIRGVESMGYEKGEKILRCKLAATFRLMDLFGWTQGIACQITARLNADQELFLVNPYGMLFHEVTASSLNKVNMQGQIVEHGTTNFGINNNQFTLHSVIHAARPDIRCAIYVAYSAVTAISALKQGLQPLTKHTALLGEIAFHTYAGALNEPEEKDKLLRSLGPVSKVLLLSNHGALCCGETIEEAFYHVTHMVHACEAQLKLLPVGLENLILIPEETRKAIYDAARKPSGEGQEAASAQTADNKEGQLTKTPKWRVGGSEFEALMRMLDNAGFRTGYIFRNPLIKGDVPKPRNDIEVPPAVSSLGYLIEEEELFKQGIWRKGDPRKVGDRTRWLNSPNVYQKVEVLETGTPDPKKITKWVAEPSPTHSSTPVKIEHAHQFVPTNTNPREFKRIQQQIKDNRRADKISAGPQSHILEGVSWDEANRLKDANVSAAGDHVVLMGAASKGIIQRGYQHNATVYKAPYAKNPFDSVTDDELNEYKKTVEKKRHGDGTDTDFSESEALSSLQISGPAKGASLVSPPSQSEQEDTTAEHHVLRIETKQAPKPSQPEVVLSDGEQVQNGEQSDAHMSTFSHSSKELQDISTDGSPKKDKKKKKGLRTPSFLKKRKDKKRVES; translated from the exons ATggcaaccgaaaccgaaacggcAACAATTCATACAAATGGAGGGCTGGAAACGGTATCCGAAGAGGAGGGCATGAAGCCGCGCCCGGCCGACATCGAGGCGGACATGCGAGAGATGGAACGACGTAAGCGCGTGGAATCAATCATGAACTCGCGCCTGTTCCGGGAGGAACTGGAACGAATCGTGGACGGTCAGATGCGCGAGGGATCATCGACCATACTGCAACAACTTTCCGACATCATGGGCATGCCGGCGGCTCGCATTGGTAGCGTATTCAAAAGCTCCAATTGCGTAGTGCCGATCAACGACATTCGTGGCGTAGAGTCGATGGGTTacgaaaagggggaaaagatCCTTCGCTGCAAGCTTGCGGCCACATTTAGGCTGATGGATCTGTTTGGCTGGACGCAAGGAATCGCGTGCCAGATAACGGCACGCCTCAATGCCGACCAGGAACTGTTCCTCGTCAACCCCTACGGTATGCTGTTTCATGAGGTTACTGCTTCTTCGCTGAACAAGGTGAACATGCAGGGGCAGATCGTCGAACATGGCACTACTAATTTCGGGATCAACAATAATC AGTTCACCCTCCACTCCGTTATACATGCTGCCAGACCGGACATTCGTTGTGCAATATATGTAGCTTACAGTGCCGTAACCGCCATATCGGCATTAAAGCAAGGATTGCAACCGCTCACGAAGCACACTGCCCTCTTGGGAGAAATAGCCTTCCACACGTATGCCGGAG CCTTGAACGAACCGGAAGAGAAGGATAAACTGTTGCGCAGCCTGGGACCAGTTTCCAAGGTATTGCTGCTTTCCAATCACGGAGCGTTGTGTTGTGGAGAAACTATTGAAGAAGCGTTCTATCATGTCACCCATATGGTGCATGCCTGCGAAGCTCAGTTGAAATTGTTGCCTGTTGGTTTGGAAAACTTGATTTTGATCCCGGAGGAAACCCGTAAAGCTATCTACGATGCTGCTCGCAAACCATCGGGCGAGGGACAGGAGGCAGCATCAGCTCAAACGGCGGATAATAAGGAGGGACAACTTACTAAG ACCCCGAAGTGGCGTGTTGGGGGTTCCGAGTTTGAAGCCCTTATGCGAATGCTCGATAACGCCGGCTTCCGTACCGGTTACATCTTCCGCAATCCGTTGATAAAGGGCGATGTTCCAAAACCACGCAACGACATTGAGGTACCACCAGCTGTGTCATCATTAGGCTATTTAATCGAAGAAGAGGAGCTGTTCAAGCAAGG CATTTGGCGTAAGGGTGATCCGCGTAAGGTTGGAGATCGCACTCGTTGGCTGAATTCGCCTAATGTGTACCAGAAGGTGGAGGTGCTAGAAACTGGTACACCAGACCCGAAGAAGATTACCAAG TGGGTCGCCGAACCGTCTCCGACGCACTCGTCGACACCTGTTAAAATCGAACATGCCCATCAGTTTGTGCCGACAAACACGAACCCGCGGGAATTCAAAAGAATTCAGCAACAG ATAAAAGATAATCGCCGAGCCGATAAAATATCGGCTGGACCACAGTCCCACATTCTGGAAGGAGTTTCGTGGGATGAGGCAAACCGGCTGAAAGATGCCAATGTTTCGGCCGCTGGAGATCATGTAGTACTAATGGGTGCCGCTTCTAAGGGTATTATTCAACGTGGCTACCAGCACAACGCCACTGTCTACAAGGCACCGTACGCGAAAAATCCATTCGACTCCGTAACTGACGACGAGCTGaacgaatacaaaaaaacggtCGAAAAGAAGCGACATGGTGACG GCACGGACACTGATTTCTCCGAATCGGAAGCACTGAGCTCATTGCAGATCAGCGGCCCTGCCAAGGGCGCCTCGCTCGTCAGCCCGCCCAGCCAGTCGGAGCAGGAAGACACAACAGCAG AACATCACGTCCTAAGAATAGAAACTAAGCAAGCGCCCAAACCAAGCCAGCCAGAGGTGGTACTAAGCGATG GCGAACAAGTACAAAATGGCGAACAATCCGATGCACACATGAGCACATTTTCCCACAGCAGCAAAGAG TTGCAGGATATTTCAACCGATGGATCCCCCAAGAaggacaaaaagaagaagaaaggattGCGAACGCCGTCGTTCTTGAAAAAGCGAAAGGACAAGAAACGCGTTGAGTCCTAA
- the LOC120953939 gene encoding protein hu-li tai shao isoform X2, with protein MRMATETETATIHTNGGLETVSEEEGMKPRPADIEADMREMERRKRVESIMNSRLFREELERIVDGQMREGSSTILQQLSDIMGMPAARIGSVFKSSNCVVPINDIRGVESMGYEKGEKILRCKLAATFRLMDLFGWTQGIACQITARLNADQELFLVNPYGMLFHEVTASSLNKVNMQGQIVEHGTTNFGINNNQFTLHSVIHAARPDIRCAIYVAYSAVTAISALKQGLQPLTKHTALLGEIAFHTYAGALNEPEEKDKLLRSLGPVSKVLLLSNHGALCCGETIEEAFYHVTHMVHACEAQLKLLPVGLENLILIPEETRKAIYDAARKPSGEGQEAASAQTADNKEGQLTKTPKWRVGGSEFEALMRMLDNAGFRTGYIFRNPLIKGDVPKPRNDIEVPPAVSSLGYLIEEEELFKQGIWRKGDPRKVGDRTRWLNSPNVYQKVEVLETGTPDPKKITKWVAEPSPTHSSTPVKIEHAHQFVPTNTNPREFKRIQQQIKDNRRADKISAGPQSHILEGVSWDEANRLKDANVSAAGDHVVLMGAASKGIIQRGYQHNATVYKAPYAKNPFDSVTDDELNEYKKTVEKKRHGDGTDTDFSESEALSSLQISGPAKGASLVSPPSQSEQEDTTAEHHVLRIETKQAPKPSQPEVVLSDGEQVQNGEQSDAHMSTFSHSSKEDISTDGSPKKDKKKKKGLRTPSFLKKRKDKKRVES; from the exons ATgag GATggcaaccgaaaccgaaacggcAACAATTCATACAAATGGAGGGCTGGAAACGGTATCCGAAGAGGAGGGCATGAAGCCGCGCCCGGCCGACATCGAGGCGGACATGCGAGAGATGGAACGACGTAAGCGCGTGGAATCAATCATGAACTCGCGCCTGTTCCGGGAGGAACTGGAACGAATCGTGGACGGTCAGATGCGCGAGGGATCATCGACCATACTGCAACAACTTTCCGACATCATGGGCATGCCGGCGGCTCGCATTGGTAGCGTATTCAAAAGCTCCAATTGCGTAGTGCCGATCAACGACATTCGTGGCGTAGAGTCGATGGGTTacgaaaagggggaaaagatCCTTCGCTGCAAGCTTGCGGCCACATTTAGGCTGATGGATCTGTTTGGCTGGACGCAAGGAATCGCGTGCCAGATAACGGCACGCCTCAATGCCGACCAGGAACTGTTCCTCGTCAACCCCTACGGTATGCTGTTTCATGAGGTTACTGCTTCTTCGCTGAACAAGGTGAACATGCAGGGGCAGATCGTCGAACATGGCACTACTAATTTCGGGATCAACAATAATC AGTTCACCCTCCACTCCGTTATACATGCTGCCAGACCGGACATTCGTTGTGCAATATATGTAGCTTACAGTGCCGTAACCGCCATATCGGCATTAAAGCAAGGATTGCAACCGCTCACGAAGCACACTGCCCTCTTGGGAGAAATAGCCTTCCACACGTATGCCGGAG CCTTGAACGAACCGGAAGAGAAGGATAAACTGTTGCGCAGCCTGGGACCAGTTTCCAAGGTATTGCTGCTTTCCAATCACGGAGCGTTGTGTTGTGGAGAAACTATTGAAGAAGCGTTCTATCATGTCACCCATATGGTGCATGCCTGCGAAGCTCAGTTGAAATTGTTGCCTGTTGGTTTGGAAAACTTGATTTTGATCCCGGAGGAAACCCGTAAAGCTATCTACGATGCTGCTCGCAAACCATCGGGCGAGGGACAGGAGGCAGCATCAGCTCAAACGGCGGATAATAAGGAGGGACAACTTACTAAG ACCCCGAAGTGGCGTGTTGGGGGTTCCGAGTTTGAAGCCCTTATGCGAATGCTCGATAACGCCGGCTTCCGTACCGGTTACATCTTCCGCAATCCGTTGATAAAGGGCGATGTTCCAAAACCACGCAACGACATTGAGGTACCACCAGCTGTGTCATCATTAGGCTATTTAATCGAAGAAGAGGAGCTGTTCAAGCAAGG CATTTGGCGTAAGGGTGATCCGCGTAAGGTTGGAGATCGCACTCGTTGGCTGAATTCGCCTAATGTGTACCAGAAGGTGGAGGTGCTAGAAACTGGTACACCAGACCCGAAGAAGATTACCAAG TGGGTCGCCGAACCGTCTCCGACGCACTCGTCGACACCTGTTAAAATCGAACATGCCCATCAGTTTGTGCCGACAAACACGAACCCGCGGGAATTCAAAAGAATTCAGCAACAG ATAAAAGATAATCGCCGAGCCGATAAAATATCGGCTGGACCACAGTCCCACATTCTGGAAGGAGTTTCGTGGGATGAGGCAAACCGGCTGAAAGATGCCAATGTTTCGGCCGCTGGAGATCATGTAGTACTAATGGGTGCCGCTTCTAAGGGTATTATTCAACGTGGCTACCAGCACAACGCCACTGTCTACAAGGCACCGTACGCGAAAAATCCATTCGACTCCGTAACTGACGACGAGCTGaacgaatacaaaaaaacggtCGAAAAGAAGCGACATGGTGACG GCACGGACACTGATTTCTCCGAATCGGAAGCACTGAGCTCATTGCAGATCAGCGGCCCTGCCAAGGGCGCCTCGCTCGTCAGCCCGCCCAGCCAGTCGGAGCAGGAAGACACAACAGCAG AACATCACGTCCTAAGAATAGAAACTAAGCAAGCGCCCAAACCAAGCCAGCCAGAGGTGGTACTAAGCGATG GCGAACAAGTACAAAATGGCGAACAATCCGATGCACACATGAGCACATTTTCCCACAGCAGCAAAGAG GATATTTCAACCGATGGATCCCCCAAGAaggacaaaaagaagaagaaaggattGCGAACGCCGTCGTTCTTGAAAAAGCGAAAGGACAAGAAACGCGTTGAGTCCTAA